CCTTCTGCTCCATCCAGCTCAGGACGATGCTGAGGGGGAGTTCATTCACATCCATCCCGAAGAGGCTGCTGAGGGCCTCAACAAGCTCCACTGCAACTATGGCGTCATTGCACTGTCCAAGGTCTATGAGGCGGGGCACTCCATCTATATCCCCAAGGTCCATTGAATTGAAACGGTACTTTCCACAGGCCAGTGTGAGGACCACGGTGTCATCCGGGAGTTTCCTGACGAATTCTGTGTAGTAACCTGCCCGTGGGAGGGGGGAGTCACAGCCTCCGACCAGGAAGAACCTCCTGATCCTTCCATCTTCAACGAGTTCCTTTATTTTATCTGCAAGTGAGAGTATGGTTGAGAGTCCGAAGCCCGTTGTAAGCGTCCCTGCATCTTCCTCACTGAGGGGTGGCAGTTCAAGGGCCCTGTCTATGAGGGGTTTGAAGTCATAGTCCTCAAGGTGCCTGACACCCGGAAGCCCTGCAACTCCACAGGTGAACATACGATCCCTGTAATCATCTGCCGGGAGCAGGACGCAGTTTGAGGTTCCGAGGATTGCTGCTGTGTATCGTGAGAAGGTTTTCTTCTGATCGAACCATGGACCTCCAAGCTGACCTGCAAGGTGGGGGTACTTTCTGAGTTCAGGGTACCCGTGGGCCGGTAGGAGCTCTGAGTGGGTGTAGACGTTTATACCGGTGTCCTCTGTCTGTCTTAGGAGTTCATCAAGGGCCCTGAGGCTGTGGCCTGTTGCTATTATGGCCGGACCTTCAAGTGCACCCACCCTGACCTCTGCAGGTTCAGGTTCTCCGTAGCTGTCTATATGGGCCTTTTTAAGGAGTTTCATTGTCCTGATGTTCATTTCACCGGCTTCAAGGGCCAGTTCCACGAATTCCTCTGGATTGAAGTTGACGTTTGTGAGTGTTGAATAGAAGCCCTTTTCAAGGAAGGCGTCTATCTTGCTGTCGGTGTATCCAAGTTCACGGGCATGGTAGAGGTAGGCTGAAATGCCCTTTATGGCAAATAAAAGGTTGTCCTGGAGCCTTGCAACGGTTGGTTCCTTACCGCAGACCCCCCGGCTGGTACATGCCCTTCCACGCACGGTCTGTGAGCACTGATAACAGAACATGTCTATATCTTCGGGCCTTACACGTCTTATTTCACCCTTAAGGGGTTCGAACTGGTCCTTCCCAACATTGCAGACAGGGCAGACCCACTCTTCAGGGAGTTCTTCAAAAGGTGTCCCCGGCGATATTCCTGCCCTCGGGTCACCTGTATCAGGGTCGTATATGTAGTCGCATACTATGCAGCGGTACTTCATTTTCCATCACCATATTAAAAACTGGCAGAAAAATATATATAATTTTTGTCACTAAGTGAGTATAAAATGAGACAGAGGTGTGTTTATGGAGAGGAGGATCAGGAAGGCCCTCAGACTCATGGACCTCACAGACTACGAGGCATCTGCGTATACAGCACTGACATCACTTGTTTCAGGCAGGGCAGGTGAAGTCGGGGAGGCTGCAGGGATTCCAAGATCCCGGGTATATGATATCCTGAGGAAACTGGCAGAGAAGGGATTTGTTGAGGTTGAGAGGGGTAAACCAATGAGGTACCATGCAGTCCCCCCATCGGAGGTCTTCAGAAGAGAGAAGAAGAGGATAAATGAAGTCCTTCATGAGGCAGGTGTTGAACTTACAAGGATCTATGAGGATCAGATATCACGTGTACCGGCCCCTGTATGGCTTATACATGGACAGGAGAAGATCATAAAGAAGGAGATTGAGATAATTTCCAGGTCAAGGCATGAATTTAAGATGAGGATGGGCTTCTTCTTCAGGGGCGAGCTTAAAACACTTGAACCGGTACTGGGGAGGATAAACGACCGGGGCGTTGATGTCAGGGTAATGGCAGGAGCCGAGATCAGGGGACTTCCATGCAGGGTAAGGATTGTGGAAATGCCACCAGTCAAGATGATGGTGAGGGATGGGGAGGAGATGATGTGGGTCTTCTCAAGGTTCACACCGGACGGCTCCCCAATACCAGAAACAGCCATAGGTATATGGAACCAGTACCCTGAAATCGCCGAGAACTATTCAAGGATATTTGATACGATATGGGAGGGTGGAAGGGCAGGAATATGAATCATAAACAGTCTAGTTAATTACTCTATTTTAATACTGAATATATCAGCAGAGCCAACCCTTATCAGTTTCAGCCGCTTAAAACCATTTTTCCCTGACCTGCATATTCCTGGGACCCCAGCCGAAACAATTAAAAAGATCACATAAAACAATAACATTAATTATTTTTAAAGGTGATGATATGCGGATACTTTTAATTCACTCTGATTACATTAAATACAGGACAAAGAATAAGACCGGCATAGCAGAGGATATACCCGATGAAATGATGGAGGGACAGTTCAAAGAGTCCCTGGTGGTCTTCACAGCAGTTGAGGCAGAGGACGAGGAAAACCCGGCGTCAGTTGTTGAAAACGCGGTCAAGGAAATAGTAAAGGTATACAATGATGTGAAGGCAGAAAACGTTGTCATATACCCCTACGCCCATCTGAGCTCCTCCCTGAGTTCACCTGCAACAGCAAAGAAGGTCCTTAAGGAAATGGCCTGGAGGATCGGTGAAATGGGAATCAAGGTTTCAAGGGCCCCCTTCGGATGGTACAAGGCCTTTGAAATATCCTGCAAGGGACACCCCCTTTCGGAGCTGTCAAGGACAATCAGACCGGAACCTGTTAGGGAGGAGTCAGGGTCGGAGGAGTCCGAGTGGTTCATACTCTACAGGGGGGAACTTGTAAAACCAGAGGAGTTCGAATTCAGGAACAGGGACCTTGAAAACCTTGTAAACTATGAACTTGGAAGACTCGAATCATCAGGGGATGAACCACCCCATGTTAGGCTGAT
The sequence above is drawn from the Methanothermobacter wolfeii genome and encodes:
- a CDS encoding TrmB family transcriptional regulator, whose protein sequence is MERRIRKALRLMDLTDYEASAYTALTSLVSGRAGEVGEAAGIPRSRVYDILRKLAEKGFVEVERGKPMRYHAVPPSEVFRREKKRINEVLHEAGVELTRIYEDQISRVPAPVWLIHGQEKIIKKEIEIISRSRHEFKMRMGFFFRGELKTLEPVLGRINDRGVDVRVMAGAEIRGLPCRVRIVEMPPVKMMVRDGEEMMWVFSRFTPDGSPIPETAIGIWNQYPEIAENYSRIFDTIWEGGRAGI
- the hcp gene encoding hydroxylamine reductase; amino-acid sequence: MKYRCIVCDYIYDPDTGDPRAGISPGTPFEELPEEWVCPVCNVGKDQFEPLKGEIRRVRPEDIDMFCYQCSQTVRGRACTSRGVCGKEPTVARLQDNLLFAIKGISAYLYHARELGYTDSKIDAFLEKGFYSTLTNVNFNPEEFVELALEAGEMNIRTMKLLKKAHIDSYGEPEPAEVRVGALEGPAIIATGHSLRALDELLRQTEDTGINVYTHSELLPAHGYPELRKYPHLAGQLGGPWFDQKKTFSRYTAAILGTSNCVLLPADDYRDRMFTCGVAGLPGVRHLEDYDFKPLIDRALELPPLSEEDAGTLTTGFGLSTILSLADKIKELVEDGRIRRFFLVGGCDSPLPRAGYYTEFVRKLPDDTVVLTLACGKYRFNSMDLGDIDGVPRLIDLGQCNDAIVAVELVEALSSLFGMDVNELPLSIVLSWMEQKAAAILWSLLSLDLKGMYLGPVLPGWANQDIINFLIENYNLKHIGEPERDIEEMLK